One Salvelinus fontinalis isolate EN_2023a chromosome 27, ASM2944872v1, whole genome shotgun sequence genomic region harbors:
- the LOC129825371 gene encoding ADP-ribosylation factor 6-like: MGKMLSKIFGNKEMRILMLGLDAAGKTTILYKLKLGQSVTTIPTVGFNVETVTYKNVKFNVWDVGGQDKIRPLWRHYYTGTQGLIFVVDCADRDRIDEARQELHRIINDREMRDAIILIFANKQDLPDAMKPHEIQEKLGLTRIRDRNWYVQPSCASTGDGLYEGLTWLTSNYKS, translated from the coding sequence ATGGGGAAAATGCTCTCAAAGATCTTTGGCAACAAGGAGATGAGGATATTGATGCTTGGACTTGATGCTGCTGGCAAGACCACCATCCTCTACAAACTGAAGCTGGGCCAGTCTGTCACCACCATCCCAACAGTCGGCTTCAACGTCGAGACAGTCACCTACAAGAACGTGAAGTTCAACGTGTGGGACGTGGGGGGCCAGGACAAGATCCGGCCGCTGTGGAGGCACTACTACACTGGCACCCAGGGCCTCATCTTTGTGGTGGACTGCGCCGACAGGGACCGGATAGACGAGGCCCGCCAGGAGCTCCACCGGATCATCAACGACCGGGAGATGCGGGATGCCATCATCCTGATCTTTGCCAATAAGCAGGACCTGCCCGACGCCATGAAGCCCCACGAGATCCAGGAGAAGCTGGGCCTGACCCGGATCAGAGATAGGAATTGGTACGTTCAGCCCTCATGTGCTTCCACCGGTGATGGACTATACGAGGGTCTCACCTGGCTCACCTCAAATTACAAATCTTAA